One Vespa velutina chromosome 9, iVesVel2.1, whole genome shotgun sequence DNA segment encodes these proteins:
- the LOC124951591 gene encoding ribosomal RNA-processing protein 8 isoform X2, whose product MKNINGISSNNIKQLIKIKNEVIEPKKIIDSNKSKKKKMKKNKIQLQQANGNNKQNKETVKSMLMSQHNQTKQLNAKTMKKKNNSINKILKLKKITEKKIKYAKDDNVISINNTELVNDKNNSKTKKDSKVNIQLLREMLATKEKSEKKPKKIKETLPLRERMMMKLKASRFRYLNETLYNNTSTQSKKYFKEDPDSFIAYHDGYKQQVAQWPLNPLDVIIASIKNMPNDYIIADFGCGEAMLAASIQQKTHSFDLISVNEKVQACDMSHTPLLTNSVHIVVFCLSLMGTNLGDYILEANRVLKKDGILKIAEIESRFDHIEDFIKLLNDYGFMNTWKDLSQNLFYFLDFKKIKDITTNKNKLPMITLKSCLYKKR is encoded by the exons atgaaaaatataaatggtattagttctaataatataaaacaattgataaaaataaagaatgaagtaatagaaccaaaaaaaataatagacagtaataaatccaaaaaaaagaaaatgaaaaagaataaaatacaattgcAACAAGCTAATGGTAACAATAAACAGAATAAAGAAACTGTTAAAAGTATGTTAATGTCTCAACATAATCAGACAAAACAATTAAATGCAaaaacaatgaagaaaaaaaataattctataaacaaaattctgaaactaaagaaaattacagaaaaaaaaattaaatatgcaaAAGATGATAatgttatttctataaataatacagaattagttaatgataaaaacaacaGCAAGACTAAGAAAGATTCTAAAGTAAACATCCAACTTTTAAGAGAAATGCTTgctacgaaagaaaaatctgaaaaaaagccaaaaaaaaTCAAGGAAACATTACCATTAAGAGAAAGGATGATGATGAAATTGAAAGCATCAAGATTTAGATATTTGAATGAaactttgtataataatactagtacacaatctaaaaaatattttaaagaagatcCTGATTCTTTTATAGCCTACCACGATGGATATAAGCAACAAGTTGCTCAGTGGCCTTTAAATCCTTTAGACGTTATAATAgcatctattaaaaatat gcctaatgattatataatagCTGATTTTGGATGTGGAGAGGCAATGCTTGCAGCATCAATTCAACAAAAAACACattcatttgatttaatttctgtaaatgaaaaagtacAAGCATGTGACATGTCCCATACACCACTTTTAACAAACAGTGTACATATTGTTGTGTTCTGTTTATCTTTAATGGGTACAAATCTTGgtgattatatattagaaGCAAATAGAGTTCTTAAAAAGGA TGGTATTTTGAAAATTGCTGAAATTGAAAGTCGATTTGACCACATAGAAGACTTTATTAAACTTCTAAATGATTATGGTTTTATGAATACATGGAAAGATTTATctcagaatttattttattttttggatttcaaaaaaataaaagatattactactaataaaaataaactgcCAATGATTACTTTAAAGTCGTGTTTATACAAAAAGAGatga